The Chrysiogenia bacterium DNA window CTGGTGAAAGAATCCCGCATGGCCGAGGACTACACCTTCGAGATCACCTTTGAAGGAGAGCGAGGCGGCAAGAACATCATCGAGATCACCTGCATTCCCAAGCCCGAGGCTGCCATCGTCTGGGGCAAGGTCGTGGTGATCGTCGAGCAGGGAACGTATCTGCCCGTGCGGCTCGACTACTACGATGAGGACCTCGACCTGGCCCGCACGCTCAGCTACAGCGGCAACAAGCGCTTCGGCGACCGCACCCTGCCGGCGCGGCTGACCATCACGCCCACCGACAAGCCCGGCGAATCGACGACGGTCATCTACGAGGACATCCGCTTCAATCTCGACCTTCCCGATT harbors:
- a CDS encoding outer membrane lipoprotein-sorting protein yields the protein LVKESRMAEDYTFEITFEGERGGKNIIEITCIPKPEAAIVWGKVVVIVEQGTYLPVRLDYYDEDLDLARTLSYSGNKRFGDRTLPARLTITPTDKPGESTTVIYEDIRFNLDLPDSQFTLRELQR